In Desulfovibrio sp. Fe33, one DNA window encodes the following:
- a CDS encoding ABC transporter ATP-binding protein produces the protein MSLIELDGISKKYLTGQVETEALKQITVSIEKGKLVTFVGPSGSGKTTLLNIIGCMDKPSSGEVRVTGTRVDTLGKKEAAHFRGKHLGFIFQSFNLIPVLSVYENIEYPLLMITRTPASERRERVMAVLEAVGMTDQKDKRPDQISGGQKQRVAVARALVTNPEVVLADEPTANLDHDTAHKIIDLMKKMRDTYGTTFVFSTHDPRIVEHADVVHGIEDGRLLNGDPLAQGGNDHA, from the coding sequence ATGTCGCTGATCGAACTGGACGGCATTTCGAAAAAATATCTGACAGGGCAGGTCGAAACCGAAGCCTTGAAACAAATCACCGTCTCCATCGAAAAGGGAAAACTCGTCACGTTCGTGGGACCTTCGGGAAGCGGCAAGACCACACTGCTCAACATCATCGGCTGCATGGACAAGCCATCGTCCGGAGAGGTCCGGGTGACCGGCACCAGGGTGGATACCCTGGGGAAAAAGGAAGCAGCCCATTTTCGCGGTAAGCATCTCGGCTTCATCTTCCAGTCATTCAATCTTATCCCGGTCCTGAGCGTGTACGAGAACATCGAATACCCCTTGCTCATGATAACCCGGACCCCCGCAAGCGAACGGCGGGAACGCGTGATGGCCGTACTGGAGGCCGTCGGCATGACCGACCAGAAGGACAAGCGACCGGACCAGATTTCGGGCGGCCAGAAACAGCGCGTGGCCGTGGCCCGGGCGCTGGTGACCAACCCGGAGGTTGTGCTGGCGGATGAGCCAACCGCCAACCTCGACCATGACACGGCCCACAAGATCATCGATCTGATGAAAAAAATGCGGGACACCTACGGGACCACATTCGTCTTCTCCACCCATGACCCGCGAATCGTCGAACACGCCGATGTGGTGCACGGCATAGAGGACGGCAGACTGCTGAACGGGGACCCGCTTGCCCAGGGAGGCAACGACCATGCTTAA
- a CDS encoding Spy/CpxP family protein refolding chaperone: MHYLKRSLLALSLGLNIAFVLFWGMQYFPGQNSTPLEASRPSGDRFFAARYEGVRVTPEQWKKLEPYALAFKTNADRIRRETMQLRKRMLELLAKPVADEKAIRAIQQKISVNQGEMKDEVLRLLLHEKAVLRPDQFSGLLEAIQHYGGSRPGFGAMAGGASKRN, from the coding sequence ATGCATTATCTGAAGCGGTCGTTGCTGGCCCTGTCGCTGGGATTGAACATCGCCTTTGTCCTGTTCTGGGGCATGCAGTATTTCCCCGGGCAAAATTCGACGCCGTTGGAGGCTTCCCGCCCTTCAGGAGACCGATTTTTTGCGGCGCGGTATGAAGGCGTGCGAGTGACTCCCGAACAATGGAAAAAACTGGAGCCCTATGCCCTGGCCTTCAAGACCAACGCGGACCGTATCCGCCGGGAAACGATGCAACTGAGAAAGCGGATGCTGGAGTTGCTGGCCAAACCCGTTGCCGACGAAAAGGCGATCCGGGCTATTCAGCAAAAGATCTCTGTAAATCAGGGCGAAATGAAAGACGAGGTGCTTCGTCTTCTGCTCCACGAAAAGGCCGTGTTGCGGCCGGATCAGTTTTCCGGACTGTTGGAAGCAATCCAGCATTATGGAGGCAGCAGGCCCGGGTTTGGAGCGATGGCCGGAGGGGCCTCGAAACGGAATTAA
- a CDS encoding anti-sigma factor family protein, whose amino-acid sequence MMKWPPCSKRHARASNGCCPGEGSRCGRNWSHVELFLFEGGGFPYVSRLMKTRSANMHCRNCHTRLSAYLDGELPEQELRNMQRHLDGCAACRARLAELEALEAPLAALDTPAMPGDLEFRIMARASREYFDTRGQSRFREIARRWLGMTATASALTVGLLLGGLLGWNSHGGSISERAMMRTENAVSASLSAAPGGSIEAAVLAGFDGGGRL is encoded by the coding sequence ATGATGAAATGGCCGCCGTGCTCGAAACGTCACGCAAGGGCGTCGAACGGTTGCTGTCCCGGGGAAGGGAGTCGCTGCGGAAGGAATTGGAGCCACGTTGAACTTTTTTTGTTCGAAGGCGGGGGTTTTCCCTACGTGAGTCGTTTAATGAAAACGAGGTCAGCAAACATGCATTGCCGAAATTGCCATACACGTCTTTCCGCCTACCTGGACGGCGAACTGCCCGAACAGGAACTACGGAATATGCAACGCCATCTCGACGGGTGCGCGGCCTGCCGCGCGCGCCTTGCCGAGCTGGAGGCATTGGAAGCACCTCTTGCCGCCCTGGACACTCCGGCGATGCCGGGCGATCTGGAATTCCGGATCATGGCTCGAGCTTCACGGGAATATTTCGATACCCGGGGCCAGAGCCGCTTTCGTGAGATTGCCCGCAGGTGGCTGGGGATGACAGCCACGGCATCCGCCCTAACTGTCGGCCTGCTTCTGGGAGGTCTGCTCGGGTGGAACAGTCATGGCGGATCGATCTCTGAACGGGCCATGATGCGGACGGAGAATGCGGTCTCCGCGTCCCTGAGTGCGGCTCCCGGCGGGTCGATCGAGGCCGCGGTGCTGGCCGGATTCGACGGCGGGGGGAGGCTGTAA
- a CDS encoding RNA polymerase sigma factor gives MPDQSQSQLPDEALLEASGNGDRQAFGELVRRHQSWAWGVACRFLGSGDEAEDIVQTAFIKLLAASGRYRRTARFKTYFHVIISRLCLDHAKSKKPGQSDAYPELADPSPGQEEALMTSQDAARVRRALDALPPRQRMAVVLRYYEGLGYDEMAAVLETSRKGVERLLSRGRESLRKELEPR, from the coding sequence TTGCCTGATCAATCGCAATCGCAACTCCCGGACGAGGCCCTGTTGGAAGCCTCGGGAAACGGGGACCGACAGGCCTTCGGCGAACTGGTCCGGCGGCACCAGTCCTGGGCCTGGGGTGTGGCCTGCCGTTTCCTCGGCTCCGGGGACGAGGCCGAGGACATCGTCCAGACCGCCTTCATCAAGCTGCTTGCCGCTTCGGGCCGCTATCGCCGTACAGCTCGTTTCAAGACGTATTTCCACGTCATCATATCCCGGCTCTGTCTGGATCATGCCAAAAGTAAGAAGCCAGGACAGTCGGACGCCTATCCGGAATTGGCCGATCCATCCCCCGGACAGGAGGAGGCGTTGATGACGAGCCAGGACGCGGCCCGCGTGCGCCGGGCGTTGGACGCCCTCCCCCCCAGACAGCGCATGGCTGTTGTTCTCCGTTATTACGAAGGGCTCGGCTATGATGAAATGGCCGCCGTGCTCGAAACGTCACGCAAGGGCGTCGAACGGTTGCTGTCCCGGGGAAGGGAGTCGCTGCGGAAGGAATTGGAGCCACGTTGA
- a CDS encoding integrase domain-containing protein → MTKSISLVLGANRATLSGSRSKQHRVRQNARAFAKRLRREGFGVRKWTNVTNKHFSAVARQMQEEGKGDGRIAEIFSAARDLCKAYGNTGISPTNDVFDVRRGSIANANSKAVAPAFVQGAIGKLENEHGYEYGPRCAAQIRLQWELGLRREESAKVDLVSDWDREGRSLIVQYGTKGGRPRTLTNLSDRQQDALQQALPYVSPSDRPGVHTLMPEGMGDKWQEKLSYAARLCGFTKKESGWTLHSNRHERFHRMYAEHTGFQPPNQHPSVEVFQQAAYDVAGDEWPRLDAEARDEIEVTAGHSAGRRDVSDAYLGSSQ, encoded by the coding sequence ATGACAAAATCCATCAGTCTGGTACTGGGCGCGAACAGGGCAACCCTGTCCGGTTCGCGCTCGAAGCAACACAGGGTCCGTCAGAATGCCCGAGCCTTTGCCAAACGGCTTCGCCGTGAAGGGTTCGGGGTTCGCAAATGGACCAATGTTACGAACAAGCACTTTTCGGCTGTTGCCCGGCAAATGCAGGAAGAAGGCAAGGGTGACGGGCGCATCGCCGAAATTTTTTCGGCGGCCCGTGACCTTTGCAAGGCCTACGGAAATACCGGCATCAGCCCGACCAATGACGTGTTCGACGTCCGGCGGGGCAGCATTGCCAACGCCAACAGCAAAGCGGTTGCCCCCGCCTTCGTGCAGGGGGCAATCGGCAAGCTGGAAAACGAGCATGGGTATGAATACGGTCCCCGGTGCGCCGCTCAGATCCGTCTGCAATGGGAACTGGGGTTGCGCCGGGAAGAATCGGCGAAGGTCGATTTGGTCAGCGATTGGGACAGGGAAGGGCGCAGCCTTATTGTCCAGTACGGGACGAAAGGGGGAAGGCCGAGGACGCTAACCAATCTGTCAGATAGGCAGCAGGATGCTCTTCAGCAGGCATTGCCATATGTCAGCCCTTCGGACAGGCCGGGGGTCCACACCCTTATGCCTGAAGGGATGGGCGACAAGTGGCAGGAAAAGCTGTCCTATGCGGCCAGGTTGTGCGGGTTCACCAAAAAGGAAAGCGGGTGGACTTTGCATAGCAATCGCCATGAAAGGTTCCACCGGATGTACGCCGAACACACCGGCTTTCAGCCGCCCAACCAGCACCCTTCAGTGGAAGTCTTTCAACAGGCTGCCTATGACGTGGCAGGGGATGAATGGCCCCGACTCGATGCCGAAGCCCGTGACGAAATCGAAGTGACAGCAGGACATTCCGCCGGGCGGCGTGACGTGTCCGATGCCTACCTTGGCAGCAGTCAGTGA
- a CDS encoding site-specific integrase — translation MDDFDQIKVFMNDWLKRFLKENEHIAIKKLTPPSPHTQYVPGDTERIIETLKALMVSKDYATMRKYTIMAAEDGAFGPPDSLPLSDEFAHEFIKTLIAYYRIISHRAEGDYTFEKSILPPESVAPQPTQEPKPQILLSEALERYKADRIAAKRWSEGSAKDILSTLNSLTDILGDIPVDEVDRQAVRYVRDTLLQLPRFRNSKRFKGKTIQEMVALEPDNTVAVSTVNNNLTNISSFLTWCEDEQLIPTNPAHRLKIKEEKPETEHRSPYTTKDLENIFNAPQYVDDTFLHPSDFWCPILSLFTGARREEVCQLHVEDVRQEEGVWVLDVNKEKNVHGFANKKLKNPSAKRLLPLHPFLVETLRFPEFARQQAEMGHLRVFPELVKINTNYGHKLGERFGEFKRSIDLEEAEGVKDFHSLRHTFSNFFKQKKMQGDPFEQTFGHKLKKMSAERYGGRFPASMCFEEVIAHLDYGVDLSHLEKSKYVPK, via the coding sequence ATGGATGATTTCGACCAGATAAAAGTCTTCATGAACGACTGGCTCAAGCGTTTCCTGAAAGAAAATGAACACATTGCCATCAAAAAGCTCACACCGCCCAGCCCCCACACGCAATACGTGCCGGGAGATACCGAAAGGATTATCGAAACACTCAAGGCCCTGATGGTGTCCAAAGACTACGCCACCATGCGGAAATACACGATCATGGCGGCTGAAGACGGGGCTTTCGGCCCACCTGACTCGCTCCCCCTGTCCGATGAGTTCGCGCACGAATTCATCAAAACCCTTATCGCCTACTATCGCATCATCAGCCACCGTGCCGAAGGCGATTACACCTTTGAAAAATCCATTCTGCCGCCCGAATCAGTCGCTCCGCAGCCGACACAGGAACCCAAGCCCCAAATCCTGCTTTCCGAAGCCCTGGAACGCTACAAGGCGGACAGGATCGCCGCCAAGCGCTGGAGCGAGGGCAGTGCCAAGGACATCCTATCCACGCTCAACAGCCTGACCGACATCCTCGGGGACATTCCGGTGGATGAAGTGGACCGACAGGCAGTGCGCTATGTACGGGATACCCTGCTCCAGCTCCCCCGATTTCGGAATAGCAAACGATTCAAGGGCAAGACCATCCAAGAAATGGTCGCCCTTGAACCCGACAATACCGTTGCCGTCAGCACCGTGAATAACAACCTGACCAATATCTCATCATTTTTGACGTGGTGCGAGGATGAGCAGCTTATTCCCACCAACCCCGCTCACCGTCTGAAAATCAAAGAAGAAAAGCCGGAAACGGAACACCGATCCCCGTACACGACCAAAGACTTGGAAAACATCTTCAACGCTCCTCAATATGTCGACGACACATTCCTGCACCCGTCCGACTTCTGGTGCCCTATTCTTTCCCTTTTCACGGGCGCACGGCGTGAGGAGGTATGCCAACTCCACGTTGAAGATGTCCGACAGGAGGAAGGGGTGTGGGTCTTGGATGTCAACAAGGAAAAGAATGTTCATGGGTTCGCCAACAAGAAGCTGAAAAACCCAAGCGCCAAGCGGCTCCTCCCGCTTCATCCTTTCCTCGTTGAAACACTGCGTTTCCCCGAATTCGCTCGACAACAGGCCGAAATGGGACACCTTCGAGTCTTCCCCGAACTCGTCAAGATCAACACGAACTACGGCCACAAACTCGGCGAAAGGTTCGGTGAATTCAAGAGATCTATCGATCTGGAGGAAGCCGAAGGGGTCAAGGATTTTCATAGCTTGCGGCACACGTTCTCCAACTTCTTCAAGCAAAAGAAAATGCAAGGCGACCCGTTCGAACAGACCTTTGGCCACAAGCTCAAGAAGATGTCCGCCGAAAGATATGGGGGGCGTTTCCCGGCCTCCATGTGCTTCGAGGAGGTCATAGCTCACCTCGACTACGGGGTGGACCTGTCTCATCTGGAAAAATCGAAATACGTTCCCAAGTAG
- a CDS encoding AEC family transporter, producing MENLLLLGVCFLLGVGLRKTGIIDERGTAGLNAVIIHMSLPALALLHVHDLHISPGLVLPAAMPWIVFGVGWLFFNFWGRRLGWDRATVACLALTGGLGNTSFVGLPMIEAFFGKQYLGVGMLCDTAGSFMVLALPGIILAARASGQGVRGRELARRVLLFPPLVAIVLGFALQPVPYPEWFSGLLGRLGATLSPLALLSVGLTLRFEAIRGRGKELVVGLGYKLVLAPILIFILYVLVLGKTDMVTIITVFEAATGPMISGGIVAMTYGVRPRLVAGMLAVGIPLAFLNLSLWQWMLKAV from the coding sequence ATGGAAAATCTATTGTTGCTCGGCGTCTGCTTCCTGCTGGGTGTGGGGTTGCGGAAGACCGGCATCATCGACGAGCGCGGGACCGCTGGCCTGAACGCGGTCATTATCCATATGTCATTACCCGCCCTGGCGCTGTTGCACGTCCACGACCTGCATATCAGCCCGGGATTGGTGCTGCCCGCCGCCATGCCCTGGATCGTGTTCGGCGTGGGGTGGCTGTTTTTCAACTTCTGGGGCCGCCGCCTGGGGTGGGACCGCGCAACCGTGGCCTGCCTCGCCCTGACCGGCGGACTGGGCAACACCTCCTTCGTGGGACTGCCCATGATCGAGGCTTTTTTCGGCAAGCAGTATCTCGGCGTGGGAATGCTGTGCGATACGGCGGGGTCCTTCATGGTCCTGGCCCTGCCCGGCATCATCCTGGCCGCCAGGGCGTCCGGACAGGGCGTGCGGGGGCGGGAGCTCGCGCGCAGGGTGCTGCTCTTTCCGCCGCTGGTCGCCATCGTTCTGGGCTTCGCCCTCCAACCCGTGCCGTACCCCGAGTGGTTCAGCGGATTGCTCGGACGTCTTGGGGCGACCCTGAGTCCTCTGGCCCTGCTTTCCGTGGGGCTGACCCTGCGTTTCGAGGCCATCCGGGGGAGGGGCAAAGAACTGGTTGTCGGACTGGGCTACAAGTTGGTCCTGGCTCCGATCCTCATTTTCATCCTGTATGTCCTGGTGCTTGGAAAGACCGATATGGTCACCATCATCACGGTTTTCGAAGCCGCAACGGGGCCCATGATTAGCGGCGGCATCGTCGCGATGACCTATGGCGTCCGCCCTCGGCTCGTGGCGGGAATGCTGGCGGTGGGCATCCCGCTTGCCTTCCTGAACCTGTCCTTGTGGCAATGGATGCTCAAGGCCGTTTGA
- a CDS encoding methyl-accepting chemotaxis protein, translating into MLRKLTIKTRILLLICLIVLFVAGFTLAFLDGVNKVKNVGVDFAATAMLEGEKRKLEVATQSMAETVGTAIADIDDADAKVEHIRKLVDKIRFEDDASGYFFVYNGTVNVALPPDHSKQGKDLSGLKDPNGIALVSELNKIAHNGGGFLTYIWPKPGKGDQPKLSYAALIPGTDMWIGTGVYLDNVEAEKLNITNKVEGIASSYIWGIGGAVIGLFALIILPVCLLIVRSIVTPLNEALGLADQVASGDLTRDIESGYTDEPGRLTASLGVMVKRLRQIVGQAKDGADQVASGSSEVTGSATSLADGANRQAASVEEVSAAMEEMIGQIGRNTENAAQTERMAHQTAQDAQKGGETVMEAVHSIKNIAEKISIIEEIARQTNLLALNAAIEAARAGEAGKGFAVVAAEVRKLAERSGAAASEIGELSTVTLAKADEAGAMLTRMVPDIRKTADLVQEISAASSEQNAGAREINKAIQELDGVIQQNAGASEELAAAAREFTTQATQLQQAMQFFTIDNRTTARPARTTVSRAPQGQLPPSRPTAPAKTGVDLDMNSALEDEDFERF; encoded by the coding sequence ATGCTCAGAAAGCTCACGATCAAGACCAGAATTTTATTATTGATTTGCCTTATCGTGCTGTTCGTGGCGGGGTTTACCCTGGCCTTCCTCGACGGCGTGAACAAGGTCAAGAATGTCGGCGTGGATTTTGCGGCCACGGCGATGCTCGAAGGCGAAAAGCGCAAGCTTGAAGTCGCCACCCAGTCCATGGCGGAAACGGTCGGCACCGCAATCGCCGACATCGACGATGCCGACGCCAAGGTTGAGCACATCCGCAAGCTGGTGGACAAAATCCGCTTCGAAGATGACGCATCCGGCTATTTCTTCGTCTACAACGGCACCGTCAACGTCGCCCTGCCCCCCGACCACTCCAAACAGGGCAAGGATCTGTCCGGCCTCAAGGACCCCAACGGCATCGCCCTGGTTTCCGAACTGAACAAGATCGCCCATAACGGCGGCGGATTCCTGACCTACATCTGGCCCAAGCCCGGCAAGGGCGACCAGCCGAAACTTTCCTACGCGGCGCTCATTCCCGGCACCGACATGTGGATAGGCACCGGCGTGTACCTCGACAATGTCGAAGCGGAAAAGCTGAACATCACCAACAAGGTGGAAGGCATCGCCTCTTCCTACATATGGGGCATCGGCGGGGCAGTGATCGGCCTGTTCGCCCTGATTATCCTGCCCGTTTGCCTGCTCATCGTCCGCTCCATCGTCACCCCCCTGAACGAAGCCCTGGGGCTGGCCGACCAGGTAGCCTCGGGCGACCTGACCCGCGACATCGAATCCGGCTACACCGACGAACCCGGCAGGCTGACCGCCTCGCTGGGAGTCATGGTCAAACGTCTGCGGCAGATCGTGGGCCAGGCCAAGGACGGCGCTGACCAGGTGGCCTCGGGCAGTTCCGAGGTGACGGGATCGGCCACTTCCCTGGCCGACGGGGCCAACCGCCAGGCCGCATCCGTGGAAGAGGTCTCCGCCGCCATGGAAGAGATGATCGGCCAGATAGGACGAAACACCGAGAACGCCGCCCAGACCGAACGCATGGCCCACCAGACGGCCCAGGACGCCCAGAAAGGCGGCGAGACCGTCATGGAGGCGGTCCACTCGATCAAGAACATCGCCGAAAAGATCTCGATCATCGAGGAAATCGCGCGGCAGACCAACCTGCTGGCCCTGAACGCGGCCATCGAGGCGGCCCGCGCCGGTGAGGCAGGCAAGGGATTCGCCGTGGTCGCCGCCGAGGTGCGCAAACTGGCCGAACGAAGCGGCGCCGCCGCGTCGGAAATCGGAGAGCTGTCCACCGTCACCCTGGCCAAGGCTGACGAGGCCGGAGCCATGCTGACCCGCATGGTGCCGGATATCCGCAAGACGGCCGACCTGGTCCAGGAAATCTCGGCTGCCAGTTCCGAGCAGAACGCCGGAGCCAGGGAGATCAACAAGGCCATCCAGGAACTGGACGGCGTCATTCAGCAGAATGCCGGGGCTTCGGAGGAACTGGCCGCAGCGGCCCGCGAGTTCACCACCCAGGCCACCCAACTCCAGCAGGCGATGCAATTCTTCACCATCGACAACCGAACCACCGCCCGTCCCGCCCGGACGACGGTATCCCGTGCCCCCCAAGGGCAACTGCCCCCATCCCGGCCGACCGCGCCCGCAAAGACGGGAGTCGACCTCGACATGAACTCCGCCCTGGAGGACGAGGACTTCGAACGGTTCTAG
- a CDS encoding bifunctional folylpolyglutamate synthase/dihydrofolate synthase, whose protein sequence is MKRFSNYSELTDYMDRLGLFHMDLSLARMEAFRDARGLSGVETVHVVGTNGKGSTTTFFCSLARAHGLKVGTFTSPHFVSPRERIQVNRRMLTEAAWVDLANEVMAVPGGEELTYFEFQTCLAMVAFERAGVDLAVMEAGLGGRYDATNVFRPGLTLFTPIGMDHEQILGPTLGDIARDKAGAIHEGGVAMTGPQEPEAMIQLQERAEQVRARLVYAVDAAGPVDRERLGLKGIHQTANARLALAGWRWYAAGRSIPTDRVIEAFGLESAFLPGRFQRVELDGREIILDGAHNAHALKALNAALDADGIRPGRVIFACLRDKTLTDMLPLIRTLTDGPILVPAMEGERASDNHALASAIGERASASESLEAALKSGPDTDGPTLVCGSLYLLSEFYILYPRFLTA, encoded by the coding sequence GTGAAACGCTTCAGCAACTACTCGGAATTGACCGACTACATGGACAGGCTCGGCCTGTTCCACATGGATTTGAGCCTTGCCCGCATGGAGGCCTTCCGGGATGCCCGGGGGCTGTCCGGTGTGGAGACGGTCCATGTGGTCGGCACCAACGGCAAGGGATCCACCACGACCTTTTTCTGTTCGCTGGCCCGTGCGCACGGGCTCAAGGTGGGAACATTCACCTCTCCTCATTTCGTCTCCCCTCGGGAGCGCATCCAGGTTAACCGGCGTATGCTCACGGAGGCCGCCTGGGTCGATCTGGCCAACGAAGTCATGGCCGTGCCCGGCGGTGAGGAGTTAACCTATTTCGAGTTCCAGACCTGCCTGGCCATGGTCGCCTTCGAACGGGCCGGGGTGGATTTGGCCGTCATGGAGGCCGGACTGGGCGGGCGGTACGACGCGACGAACGTGTTCCGGCCCGGGCTGACTCTGTTCACGCCCATCGGCATGGATCACGAGCAAATTCTCGGCCCCACTCTCGGCGACATCGCCCGGGACAAGGCCGGGGCGATCCACGAAGGCGGAGTGGCCATGACCGGCCCCCAGGAGCCCGAGGCCATGATCCAATTGCAGGAGCGCGCCGAGCAGGTTCGGGCGCGGCTGGTCTATGCCGTGGACGCGGCCGGACCTGTGGACCGCGAGCGGCTCGGCCTCAAGGGCATTCATCAGACGGCCAACGCGCGTCTGGCCCTGGCGGGCTGGCGCTGGTACGCGGCGGGGCGGTCCATCCCCACCGATCGCGTCATAGAGGCCTTCGGCCTGGAAAGCGCCTTTTTGCCGGGCCGCTTTCAGCGTGTGGAGTTGGACGGCCGGGAGATCATTCTGGACGGCGCGCACAACGCTCATGCCCTCAAGGCCCTGAACGCCGCACTGGACGCCGACGGCATCCGGCCAGGCCGGGTGATCTTCGCCTGTCTGCGCGACAAAACCCTGACCGACATGCTGCCGCTCATCCGCACCTTGACGGACGGCCCAATCCTGGTTCCGGCCATGGAAGGGGAGCGGGCTTCCGACAACCATGCCCTCGCCTCGGCCATCGGGGAACGGGCGTCGGCGTCGGAGTCCTTGGAGGCGGCGCTGAAATCGGGACCGGACACGGACGGGCCGACACTGGTCTGCGGGTCCTTGTATTTGCTTTCGGAGTTCTATATTCTGTATCCTCGTTTTCTCACCGCCTAA
- the selA gene encoding L-seryl-tRNA(Sec) selenium transferase, with protein sequence MSNLFRHLPSVDEVLSVLAGAEGIDGLPRPLVKNLVNEFLDICREEIRAGAFSRAEELSAGALASRMTAYVRSKARPHFRRVLNATGVVIHTNLGRSLLAKPAIEAVAEACGHYSNCEFDLSTGKRGSRYSHVEQILCDITGAEAALVVNNNAAAVFIMLETLAKGREVIVSRGQLVEIGGSFRIPDVMAKSGATLREVGATNRTHVHDYEGAIGDETAALMRVHTSNFRVVGFTKEVSLAELRVLGDRYNLPVIEDLGSGTLYSLEGEGLLGEPTVQQVVAQGADVVSFSGDKVLGGPQAGVIVGRREYIDRIKKNPINRAMRIDKMTLAALEATLRLYLDMGEARRRIPTLSMITASPEALKSKARRLADAVRESLGDRGEVNMRKGFSRVGGGAFPEYDLPGTMVAVTVLGVAVEDLRDALLDTDPPLVARIEDDEFLLDPRTLASTELKLAAHALEQAVAVLTK encoded by the coding sequence ATGAGCAATCTTTTCAGGCATCTGCCCTCCGTGGACGAAGTTCTTTCCGTCCTGGCCGGGGCGGAGGGAATCGACGGGCTTCCCAGGCCGCTGGTCAAGAACCTGGTCAACGAGTTTCTGGATATCTGCCGCGAGGAAATCCGCGCGGGGGCGTTTTCCAGGGCCGAGGAGTTGTCGGCGGGGGCTCTCGCTTCCCGGATGACCGCCTATGTCCGGTCCAAGGCCCGTCCCCATTTCCGTCGGGTGCTCAACGCCACTGGCGTGGTCATCCACACCAACCTGGGCCGGTCGCTGTTGGCCAAGCCGGCCATCGAGGCCGTGGCCGAGGCGTGCGGGCATTACTCGAATTGCGAATTCGACCTGTCCACCGGCAAGCGCGGAAGCCGCTATTCCCACGTGGAGCAAATTCTCTGCGACATCACGGGAGCCGAGGCCGCCCTGGTGGTCAACAACAACGCGGCCGCCGTGTTCATCATGCTCGAAACCCTGGCCAAGGGGCGCGAGGTCATCGTTTCGCGCGGCCAGTTGGTGGAGATCGGCGGCTCCTTCCGAATTCCGGACGTCATGGCCAAGTCCGGGGCCACGCTTCGGGAGGTCGGGGCCACCAACCGCACTCATGTTCATGACTATGAGGGAGCCATCGGCGACGAAACCGCCGCGCTCATGCGCGTGCATACCTCGAATTTCCGTGTGGTCGGCTTCACCAAGGAAGTTTCCCTGGCCGAACTGCGCGTGCTGGGCGACCGCTACAACCTGCCGGTTATCGAGGACCTGGGGTCCGGCACCCTTTATTCCCTGGAAGGGGAAGGGCTGCTCGGCGAACCCACGGTCCAGCAGGTGGTGGCTCAGGGCGCGGACGTGGTCTCCTTCTCCGGCGACAAGGTTCTGGGCGGTCCGCAGGCGGGCGTCATCGTCGGCCGCCGGGAGTACATCGACCGCATCAAGAAGAATCCGATCAACCGGGCCATGCGCATCGACAAGATGACGCTGGCCGCCCTGGAGGCGACCCTTCGCCTGTACCTCGACATGGGCGAGGCCCGGCGCAGGATTCCCACGCTGAGCATGATTACCGCTTCGCCCGAGGCGCTCAAGTCCAAGGCCCGGAGGCTGGCCGACGCCGTGCGCGAGTCCCTGGGGGACCGGGGCGAGGTGAACATGCGCAAGGGCTTTTCCCGCGTGGGCGGCGGCGCGTTTCCCGAGTATGATCTGCCCGGCACCATGGTGGCGGTGACGGTTCTGGGAGTGGCCGTGGAGGACCTGCGCGACGCACTGCTCGACACCGACCCGCCTCTGGTGGCACGCATCGAGGACGATGAATTTTTGCTGGACCCGCGAACCCTGGCGTCCACCGAACTCAAGCTGGCCGCCCACGCCCTCGAACAGGCCGTGGCCGTCCTGACAAAATAG